In Psychrobacter immobilis, a single genomic region encodes these proteins:
- the trhO gene encoding oxygen-dependent tRNA uridine(34) hydroxylase TrhO, protein MSTLQDHNIDSNIQNSTVTDNKSTPAYDSVTNNIVVAALYKFTRFADFEQYREPILNNMLDNDVKGTLLIANEGINGTISGTRQGIDNVLEYLRSIEAIGSFTFKESYTDAQPFYRTKVKLKKEIVTMGVENIDPLQSVGRYVKPSEWNALISDPDVILIDTRNDYEVKIGTFQNAVNPNTETFREFPEYVAKEMDPAKHKKVAMFCTGGIRCEKSTAYMREQGFEEVYHLEGGILKYLEEIPASDSMWQGDCFVFDNRVSVNHNLEKGNYEQCFACRMPITVDDMQSLAYIKGESCPHCIDKATDEQKARFREREHQMQLAKKRGEAHIGSDVIDVIEKRKAAKIEARRQAEEANKANAE, encoded by the coding sequence ATGAGTACCCTTCAAGACCATAATATAGATAGCAATATCCAAAACAGCACTGTCACCGACAACAAATCAACCCCTGCCTACGATAGCGTCACCAATAACATCGTCGTTGCCGCTCTATATAAGTTCACGCGTTTTGCTGACTTTGAGCAATACCGCGAGCCAATTTTAAATAATATGCTCGATAATGATGTCAAAGGCACGTTATTGATTGCTAATGAAGGCATTAATGGTACGATTTCTGGCACACGCCAAGGTATTGATAACGTCCTTGAGTATCTGCGCAGTATCGAAGCGATTGGCAGCTTTACCTTTAAAGAATCTTATACCGATGCTCAGCCTTTTTATCGTACCAAAGTGAAGCTCAAAAAAGAAATCGTTACCATGGGCGTTGAAAATATCGACCCATTGCAATCAGTTGGACGCTATGTAAAACCAAGCGAATGGAATGCGTTAATCTCAGACCCTGACGTCATTCTTATCGACACCCGTAATGATTATGAAGTTAAAATCGGTACGTTCCAAAATGCCGTCAATCCAAATACCGAAACGTTCCGCGAGTTCCCAGAATACGTCGCAAAAGAGATGGATCCAGCCAAACATAAAAAAGTCGCGATGTTCTGTACTGGTGGTATACGCTGTGAGAAGTCTACTGCTTATATGCGTGAGCAAGGCTTTGAAGAGGTGTATCACTTAGAGGGCGGCATCTTAAAATATCTAGAAGAAATTCCAGCCAGCGACTCTATGTGGCAAGGCGATTGCTTCGTTTTTGATAACCGCGTGTCGGTCAATCATAACTTAGAAAAAGGCAACTATGAGCAATGCTTCGCCTGCCGTATGCCCATTACTGTCGATGACATGCAAAGCCTTGCTTATATCAAAGGTGAGTCTTGCCCGCATTGTATTGATAAAGCAACGGATGAGCAAAAAGCCAGATTTCGCGAACGTGAGCATCAAATGCAGTTAGCAAAAAAACGTGGCGAAGCACATATTGGTAGTGATGTGATTGATGTGATTGAGAAACGCAAAGCCGCTAAAATCGAAGCACGTCGTCAAGCAGAAGAAGCCAATAAAGCTAACGCTGAATAA